One segment of Tenrec ecaudatus isolate mTenEca1 chromosome 1, mTenEca1.hap1, whole genome shotgun sequence DNA contains the following:
- the CAMSAP2 gene encoding calmodulin-regulated spectrin-associated protein 2 isoform X5, protein MLRTPGSCGGPSLSRPSSPSTTTTSPGPKSPATWPGWWPKPSGRSAHLAMVDTLMMAYTVEMVSVEKVIACAQQYSAFVQATDLPYDIEDAVMYWINKVNEHLKDIMEQEQKLKEHHTVESAGGQKSPSKWFWKLVPARYRKEQTLLKQLPCIPLVENLLKDGTDGCALAALVHFYCPGVVRLEDICLKETMSLADSLYNLQLIQEFCQEYLNQCCHFSLEDMLYAASSIKSNYLVFMAELFWWFEVVKPSFVQPRVVCPQGAEPARERSSVPVLNAAKRSVLESSCSSDFSSSEEGAAFTQSHHRLPSRQPRPHAHASASGGIRRSSSMSHADGFIGTWPKEKRSSVHGVSFDISFDKESSVQKSTPNRGIIRSISNEGLTLNNSRVPKHIRKNLSFKPVNGEEEAESIEEELNVDPHRDLKSYEPLNTNELNANENTPYKLPNGALQNRMLLDEFGNQILTPSIEEALQIIHDTEKSPSTPQPDQIANGFFLHSQEMSILNSNIKLTESSPDNLSDMKGALSPVTDNTEVDTGIHVPSEDIPETMDEDSSLRDYTVSLDSDIDDASRLLQDYDLRGGGSREALSPCPSTISTKSQPGSSASSSSGVKMTSFAEQKFRKRNHTDGKSSGSSSQKTTPEGSELNIPHVVAWAQIPEEKGLPQGRDTTQLLASEMVHLRMKLEEKRRAIEAQKKKMEAAFTKQRQKMGRTAFLTVVKKKGDGVSPLREEAAGAEDEKVYTDRAKEKEPQKAAGQRSKSLADIKESMENPQAKWLKSPTTPVDPEKQWSLASPSEETLNEGEILEYTKSIEKLNSSLHFLQQEMQRLSLQQEMLMQMREQQSWVISPPQPSPQKQGRDFKPARQTGLPSPAAPFSSDPPRPAHPSPQSSNRKSASFSVKNQRTPRPNELKITPLNRTLTAPRSVDSLPRLRRFSPSQVPIQTRSFVCFGDDGEPQPKDSKPKEDIKKEDLDSPEALGRHPRNPEDKETKPLRSTVAEVLSQPITETVCLTPNEDQRSQPPEPLPKLTFPPTALKNVNLIEVSLSDLKPPAKVEAADEKSDGESANEQCDGDQKVCCGFFFKDDQKAENDMAMKRAALLEKRLRREKETQLRKQQLEAEMEHKKEETRRKTEEERQRKEDERARREFIRQEYMRRKQLKLMEDMDTVIKPRSQAAKQKKQRPKSIHRDHIESPKTPIKGPPGSRIYRVFSVSSLSLASLNTGDTESMNSGKRTPRSESVEGFLSPSRCGSRNGEKDWENASTTSSVASGTEYTGPKLYKEPSAKSNKHIIQNALAHCCLAGKVNEGQKKKILEEMEKSDANNFLILFRDSGCQFRSLYTYCPETEEISKLTGIGPKSITKKMIEGLYKYNSDRKQFSQIPAKTLSASVDAITIHSHLWQTKRPVTPKTSLPTKA, encoded by the exons tCTCCTTCCAAATGGTTTTGGAAACTGGTTCCA GCTCGTTATAGGAAAGAGCAAACGTTGCTTAAGCAACTGCCTTGCATTCCATTGGTAGAAAATTTGTTGAAGGACGGCACAGATGGCTGCGCCCTAGCTGCCCTTGTTCATTTCTACTGCCCGGGCGTTGTCAGGCTAGAGG ACATTTGTTTGAAAGAAACCATGTCTTTGGCTGATAGCCTGTATAACCTGCAGCTGATTCAAGAATTTTGCCAAGAATACCTGAACCAGTGTTGCCATTTCAGCCTTGAAGATATGCTCTACGCGGCTTCCTCCATAAAG AGTAATTATTTGGTGTTCATGGCAGAACTCTTCTGGTGGTTTGAAGTTGTGAAGCCATCGTTTGTGCAGCCACGTGTGgtctgcccacaaggag CTGAACCTGCGAGAGAGCGGTCTTCGGTCCCCGTCCTGAATGCTGCCAAAAGGAGTGTCTTGGAGAGCTCGTGTAGTTCTGACTTCAGTTCAAG TGAGGAAGGAGCTGCCTTCACCCAGTCTCATCATCGTTTGCCTTCGAGACAGCCACGTCCCCACGCTCACGCTTCAGCCTCAG GAGGCATTAGGAGGTCCTCATCCATGTCTCATGCTGATGGCTTCATAGGCACATGGCCCAAAGAGAAAAG GTCATCGGTGCATGGAGTCTCATTTGATATTTCTTTTGACAAAGAAAGTAGTGTACAGAAATCCACTCCAAACAGAGGAATCATTCGTTCTATCAGTAATGAAGGACTTACTCTGAACAACAGTCGTGTTCCTAAACACATTAGGAAAAATTTGTCCTTCAAGCCAGTGAAtggagaagaggaagcagagagcatTGAAGAAGAACTGAATGTAGACCCTCACCGTGACCTCAAGTCTTATGAGCCCCTTAATACAAACGAACTAAATGCTAATGAAAACACTCCTTACAAGCTTCCAAATGGAGCGTTGCAAAATAGAATGCTGCTAGATGAGTTTGGCAATCAGATCCTAACGCCAAGTATCGAAGAAGCATTACAGATCATTCATGATACTGAAAAATCTCCCTCCACACCTCAGCCCGACCAAATTGCCAATGGCTTCTTTCTCCATAGCCAGGAAATGAGCATCCTAAATTCAAATATCAAGCTCACTGAGTCTAGCCCTGACAACCTCTCTGACATGAAAGGTGCCTTGAGTCCCGTCACCGACAACACGGAAGTAGACACTGGAATCCATGTTCCTTCTGAAGATATTCCGGAAACGATGGACGAAGACTCTTCTCTGAGAGATTACACTGTCAGCTTGGACTCCGACATTGATGACGCCTCGAGGTTGCTGCAGGATTATGACCTGAGGGGCGGCGGCTCCAGGGAAGCGTTGAGTCCCTGCCCCAGTACCATAAGTACCAAGTCCCAGCCAGGCAGCAGCGCCTCCTCCAGTTCCGGGGTTAAAATGACCAGCTTTGCCGAGCAGAAGTTCAGGAAGCGGAATCACACTGATGGGAAAAGCAGCGGAAGCAGTTCTCAGAAAACGACGCCCGAGGGTTCTGAGCTGAACATCCCGCATGTGGTCGCCTGGGCACAGATTCCAGAAGAAAAGGGCCTTCCACAAGGACGGGACACCACGCAGCTGCTGGCTTCTGAAATGGTGCATCTTCGCATGAAACTCGAAGAGAAGCGGCGTGCTATAGAAGCCCAGAAGAAGAAGATGGAAGCGGCGTTCACCAAACAGAGGCAGAAGATGGGGAGGACCGCGTTCCTGACCGTGGTGAAGAAGAAAGGAGACGGGGTCTCCCCTCTCCGAGAGGAAGCAGCTGGGGCTGAAGATGAGAAAGTGTATACTGATCGAGCAAAAGAAAAGGAACCCCAGAAAGCTGCAGGTCAAAGGAGCAAGTCTCTGGCCGACATCAAAGAAAGCATGGAGAATCCTCAAGCCAAGTGGCTCAAATCTCCGACCACACCTGTCGACCCGGAGAAGCAGTGGAGCCTGGCAAGCCCCTCGGAGGAAACTTTAAATGAAGGGGAGATTTTAGAGTATACAAAATCCATCGAGAAGTTGAACTCATCCCTGCATTTTCTACAGCAAGAAATGCAGCGCTTGTCTCTGCAGCAGGAAATGTTAATGCAGATGCGAGAGCAGCAGTCCTGGGTGATTTCACCGCCACAGCCCTCTCCACAGAAACAGGGTCGGGATTTCAAACCTGCCAGGCAGACAGGCCTGCCGTCGCCCGCAGCGCCCTTCTCTTCAGACCCCCCTCGCCCGGCTCACCCGTCTCCACAGTCTTCCAACAGGAAAAGCGCATCCTTTTCGGTGAAGAATCAAAGGACTCCTAGGCCAAATGAGTTAAAGATTACACCTTTGAATCGCACCTTGACGGCCCCTCGGTCTGTGGATAGTCTTCCTCGGCTAAGGAGGTTTTCACCGAGTCAGGTTCCGATTCAGACGAGGTCGTTTGTGTGTTTTGGAGACGATGGGGAACCTCAGCCGAAGGACTCCAAACCTAAGGAGGACATCAAAAAGGAGGACTTGGACTCCCCAGAGGCTCTGGGTCGGCACCCACGTAATCCAGAAGACAAGGAGACCAAACCATTGCGGTCCACAGTGGCTGAGGTCCTGTCCCAGCCCATCACGGAGACTGTGTGCCTAACACCGAACGAGGACCAGCGGAGTCAGCCCCCAGAGCCGCTTCCTAAACTGACTTTTCCACCGACAGCCCTGAAAAATGTCAATCTCATTGAGGTGTCCCTCTCCGACTTGAAGCCCCCTGCAAAGGTGGAGGCAGCCGATGAAAAGTCCGACGGGGAAAGTGCGAACGAGCAGTGTGATGGGGACCAGAAAGTGTGCTGCGGCTTCTTTTTCAAG GACgatcagaaagcagaaaatgacaTGGCAATGAAGCGCGCAGCTTTGTTGGAGAAGCGATTAAGAAGGGAGAAAGAAACCCAGCTTCGGAAACAACAGCTGGAAGCAGAAATGGAGcataagaaagaagagaccag GCGTAAAACGGAGGAAGAGCGTCAGAGAAAAGAAGACGAGAGAGCGCGCAGGGAATTTATTCGGCAAGAGTACATGCGGCGGAAGCAGCTGAAGctcatggaagacatggacacagTCATCAAGCCGCGCTCTCAGGCAGCAAAGCAGAAGAAGCAGCGCCCTAAATCCATTCACAGGGACCATATTGAGTCCCCAAAAACACCAATAAAAGGTCCTCCAG gGTCACGAATTTATCGTGTTTTTTCAGTCTCTAGCCTTTCTCTGGCGTCACTGAACACAGGCGACACTGAGAGCATGAACTCGGGCAAGAGGACACCCCG GTCAGAGTCTGTAGaaggtttcttgtctccaagccgtTGTGGCAGTCGAAACGGAGAGAAGGACTGGGAAAACGCGTCCACGACGTCCTCCGTGGCTTCTGGAACCGAGTACACAG GACCGAAGCTCTACAAAGAACCCAGCGCAAAATCCAACAAGCACATCATACAAAATGCTTTGGCTCACTGCTGTTTGGCGGGAAAAGTAAATGAAGGTCAGAAGAAAAAAATACTAGAG GAAATGGAGAAGTCTGATGCCAACAACTTCTTGATCTTGTTCCGGGATTCGGGCTGCCAGTTCAGGTCTTTGTATACTTACTGCCCAGAAACTGAAGAAATAAGTAAACTGACAGGGATAGGCCCAAAATCTATCACTAAAAAAATGATTGAGGGGCTTTACAAATATAACTCGGACCGGAAACAGTTTAGCCAGATTCCTGCAAAAACTCTTTCTGCCAGTGTCGATGCGATTACCATCCACAGCCATCTGTGGCAGACCAAGAGACCAGTAACGCCGAAAACATCTTTACCCACTAAGGCATAG